In Listeria cossartiae subsp. cossartiae, one genomic interval encodes:
- a CDS encoding ribonuclease E/G: MKKLVISAAPIEKRAAVVENDLLIDIEIVRPSEKVQVGDIFYGFIQKIDRKMEAAFVDLGNNNKGFIHLKDIPESYDKTQGAKIPVQIVREGSATKLPLLSGVLEFPGDLLIYLYGKEYISVSKRIADKDTLKKTMNALIVENEALIIRSNAESATEEQLQHALNQAREKHQALLKEAAKRKKPGLLLSAASGIFTCTKQFIQRHKPAEIITDDFEFAKLLENTWSDQQITLNKSVDLFADMGIKAQMDRLARPVVHLTNGSSLFIEKTEAMWVVDVNSGRFKGTTAKEKTVESVNMKAVPEILRQIRLRNMSGMILVDFIGGMSEAGYTELYEAIESQTREEYITTQVAALSQSGLLQLTRRKKQKSFLEVTTAPCPVCYATGHVASKETLAFELERELAGIMQGEPNSIQIITTEDVLDTFLDLNTFNNAPIDWEVADERVPFYQIARVEN, encoded by the coding sequence ATGAAAAAGCTAGTAATAAGTGCTGCTCCTATAGAAAAGCGAGCTGCAGTAGTTGAAAATGATTTATTAATAGATATCGAAATCGTGCGTCCTTCTGAAAAAGTACAAGTTGGTGATATTTTCTATGGTTTTATTCAAAAAATCGACCGTAAAATGGAAGCGGCTTTCGTTGATTTAGGTAATAATAACAAAGGTTTTATCCATTTGAAAGACATTCCAGAAAGTTATGATAAAACACAAGGGGCTAAAATCCCTGTCCAAATTGTTCGAGAAGGAAGCGCGACAAAGCTACCTTTATTATCTGGTGTACTCGAGTTTCCCGGGGATTTGCTCATTTATTTGTACGGCAAAGAATATATTTCTGTTTCCAAACGAATAGCGGACAAAGATACGTTGAAAAAAACGATGAATGCGCTAATAGTAGAAAATGAAGCACTAATTATTCGTTCTAATGCAGAAAGCGCAACTGAAGAACAATTGCAGCATGCGCTAAACCAAGCGCGCGAGAAACATCAAGCGTTGTTAAAAGAAGCAGCTAAACGCAAGAAACCAGGTTTGTTATTGTCCGCTGCTTCAGGTATTTTCACTTGTACAAAGCAGTTTATCCAACGACACAAGCCAGCAGAAATCATTACCGATGACTTTGAGTTTGCCAAATTGCTAGAAAATACTTGGTCAGACCAGCAAATCACTTTAAACAAAAGCGTGGATTTGTTTGCAGATATGGGGATTAAAGCGCAAATGGACCGATTAGCGCGCCCGGTCGTTCATTTAACAAATGGGTCTTCGTTGTTTATTGAGAAAACAGAAGCAATGTGGGTTGTGGATGTGAACTCCGGTCGATTTAAAGGTACCACAGCAAAAGAAAAGACCGTGGAATCGGTGAATATGAAAGCAGTTCCCGAAATCCTTCGTCAAATTAGATTACGCAATATGAGTGGGATGATATTGGTAGACTTTATTGGCGGAATGTCAGAAGCTGGATACACAGAGCTATATGAAGCTATAGAGAGCCAAACGCGCGAAGAATACATTACGACCCAAGTTGCGGCACTTTCACAGTCAGGGCTATTACAGTTAACGAGACGCAAGAAGCAAAAATCATTTTTAGAAGTGACGACAGCGCCGTGCCCAGTTTGTTACGCGACAGGGCATGTGGCTTCCAAAGAAACACTTGCTTTTGAATTAGAACGGGAACTTGCAGGAATTATGCAGGGGGAGCCGAATAGCATTCAAATAATTACGACAGAAGACGTGTTAGATACATTTTTGGATTTGAATACATTCAATAATGCGCCGATTGATTGGGAAGTGGCGGATGAGAGAGTTCCATTTTATCAAATTGCACGGGTGGAAAACTAA
- the minD gene encoding septum site-determining protein MinD, translating to MGEAIVITSGKGGVGKTTSTANLGTALALQGKKVCLIDMDIGLRNLDVVLGLENRIIYDLVDVVEGRCKIHQAMIKDKRFDDLLFLLPAAQTTDKNAVSGEQMVELINQLRPDYDFILIDCPAGIETGYKNAVAGADKAIVVTTPEISAVRDADRIIGLLEKEDIEPPKLIINRIRTQMMVNGDVMDIDEITTHLSIELLGIIIDDDEVIRSSNSGDPVAMLPNNRASQGYRNIARRILGESIPLMSIESKKAGFLSRLKVLFSGK from the coding sequence ATGGGAGAAGCTATAGTCATTACTTCTGGGAAAGGTGGAGTAGGAAAAACTACTTCAACTGCTAACTTAGGGACAGCACTTGCTCTTCAGGGTAAAAAAGTGTGCTTGATTGATATGGATATCGGCCTTCGCAATTTAGATGTTGTTTTAGGTCTGGAAAATCGAATTATTTATGATTTGGTAGATGTGGTGGAAGGTCGCTGTAAAATTCACCAAGCGATGATTAAAGATAAACGCTTTGATGATTTGCTTTTCTTACTTCCAGCGGCGCAAACGACAGATAAAAATGCTGTTTCGGGCGAGCAAATGGTTGAGCTGATTAATCAATTACGTCCGGATTATGATTTTATTTTAATTGATTGCCCTGCAGGTATTGAAACAGGATATAAAAATGCCGTTGCTGGAGCGGATAAAGCTATTGTTGTTACTACTCCGGAAATTTCCGCGGTGCGTGATGCAGATAGAATTATCGGCTTGCTTGAAAAAGAAGATATTGAGCCACCAAAATTAATTATTAATCGTATTCGTACGCAAATGATGGTAAATGGGGATGTAATGGATATTGATGAAATTACAACGCATTTATCAATTGAATTACTAGGTATTATCATTGACGATGATGAAGTTATTCGTTCATCTAACAGTGGAGATCCGGTTGCAATGTTGCCGAATAACCGTGCTTCACAAGGTTACCGTAATATCGCTCGACGCATTCTCGGGGAGTCTATTCCATTAATGTCGATTGAGTCAAAAAAAGCAGGATTTCTTTCTCGTTTAAAAGTACTTTTTAGCGGAAAATAA
- the minC gene encoding septum site-determining protein MinC produces MKKNVQIKGTKDGISIFLSDKASISELQQELTQLLADQKQNPYSGEKLEVQVQIGNRLFSEEEEREISTIIHKNSQMKIGAFYSNVMSKDEAKKWKENDQIFSMATIIRSGQVVQVPGDFLLIGDVNPGGQIRSNGNVFVLGNIKGIIHAGFEGDENAVVAGKFLYPSQVRIAGKVYGFDSEDYKEVTETDLFSAFVDDAGEIVIDGIHKIRKIRPEISNFQGGR; encoded by the coding sequence ATGAAGAAGAATGTTCAAATTAAAGGCACAAAAGACGGCATTAGTATTTTTCTTAGTGATAAAGCGAGTATATCTGAGTTGCAACAAGAATTAACTCAATTGCTAGCAGATCAGAAACAAAACCCATACTCTGGTGAAAAATTAGAGGTACAAGTTCAAATTGGTAACCGTCTGTTTTCAGAGGAAGAAGAACGTGAAATATCCACTATTATTCATAAAAATAGTCAAATGAAAATTGGCGCGTTTTATAGTAATGTTATGTCTAAAGATGAAGCCAAAAAATGGAAAGAAAATGATCAAATTTTTTCGATGGCAACGATTATTCGTTCAGGGCAAGTTGTTCAAGTTCCAGGAGATTTTTTGCTAATTGGTGATGTGAATCCTGGTGGGCAAATCCGTTCAAACGGCAATGTATTTGTTCTTGGTAATATTAAAGGAATAATTCATGCTGGTTTTGAAGGGGACGAAAATGCGGTTGTTGCAGGGAAGTTTCTTTATCCATCACAAGTTAGGATAGCTGGGAAAGTATACGGCTTTGATAGTGAGGATTATAAAGAGGTTACTGAAACAGATTTATTTTCTGCGTTTGTAGATGATGCAGGCGAGATAGTAATAGATGGAATACATAAGATAAGAAAAATTAGACCTGAAATTTCTAATTTTCAAGGAGGGCGTTAA
- the mreD gene encoding rod shape-determining protein MreD, with translation MNVKKNIALPAIMVGTFILEGVFSLQFANGLFNDRHLFIPHFLLIMLTIMTCFYKRNTTLVYAFILGLVFDIYYTGIMGIYFAIFPFTVYITDKFMKVLQNNVLLVGLIAVFNIILTESLVYAFYYLIGSTTMTIPVFIDQRLWTTILFNLAFFLVVFFPFRMFLDRLVKSE, from the coding sequence ATGAATGTAAAGAAAAACATTGCACTTCCTGCAATCATGGTTGGCACCTTTATTTTAGAAGGGGTTTTTAGTCTTCAGTTTGCGAATGGCCTTTTCAATGATAGGCATCTTTTCATTCCGCATTTTTTACTTATCATGTTGACGATTATGACTTGTTTTTATAAACGAAACACGACATTAGTATATGCGTTTATCCTAGGTTTAGTGTTTGATATTTATTATACGGGCATTATGGGAATCTATTTTGCAATCTTTCCATTTACGGTGTATATCACAGATAAATTTATGAAAGTGTTGCAAAATAATGTTCTTCTTGTTGGTTTAATCGCCGTATTCAATATTATTCTTACAGAAAGTTTGGTTTATGCATTTTATTATTTGATCGGTTCGACAACGATGACTATTCCGGTTTTTATTGATCAACGTTTATGGACAACCATCTTGTTTAATTTGGCGTTCTTTTTAGTTGTTTTTTTCCCATTCCGAATGTTTCTCGATCGGTTGGTTAAATCAGAATAA
- the mreC gene encoding rod shape-determining protein MreC: protein MPQFFLNKRLIILLISIIVLVALVGFSLRDRENASWPEQFVKDVVGFGENIVAKPTSFVSGVVGGVVDLKNTYTENQHLKERLEELAQLESEVADLKKENKDLKESLDITDSIRDYDPLNASVISRNPTNWNDQIEIDKGSSDGVKPDMAVTTPSGLIGKVTTTGAKSATVELLTSSDVKNRVSAKVQGEENAFGIINGYDSDTKLLELKQLPYDMKFKKGQKVVTSGLGGKFPAGIFIGTIEKVETDKMGLSQTAFIKPGADMYDLNHVTVLKRSAEAGTTADDTTSSDATGGQ from the coding sequence ATGCCACAATTTTTTCTCAATAAACGTTTGATTATCTTGTTAATATCTATTATTGTTCTCGTCGCGTTAGTTGGTTTTTCTTTACGTGATCGTGAGAATGCTTCGTGGCCAGAACAATTTGTGAAAGATGTTGTTGGATTTGGTGAAAATATTGTAGCCAAGCCTACTTCATTTGTTTCAGGCGTAGTTGGTGGAGTAGTTGATTTAAAAAACACCTACACTGAAAACCAACATCTGAAAGAACGTTTAGAAGAATTGGCACAACTTGAAAGTGAAGTTGCAGACTTAAAAAAAGAAAATAAAGATTTAAAAGAAAGTCTTGATATTACTGATAGTATTCGTGACTATGATCCGCTGAATGCCTCTGTTATTTCTAGAAATCCTACAAATTGGAATGACCAAATAGAAATTGACAAAGGTTCAAGCGATGGAGTGAAGCCTGATATGGCGGTTACTACACCAAGTGGTCTTATTGGTAAAGTAACAACAACCGGCGCGAAATCAGCTACGGTTGAATTACTTACTTCATCAGATGTTAAAAACCGTGTTTCTGCTAAGGTGCAGGGCGAGGAAAATGCATTTGGTATTATCAATGGATATGACAGTGATACTAAGTTGCTTGAATTAAAACAATTACCGTATGACATGAAATTTAAAAAAGGACAGAAAGTTGTTACTTCTGGACTCGGTGGGAAATTCCCAGCAGGTATTTTTATCGGTACGATTGAAAAAGTAGAAACTGATAAAATGGGATTATCACAAACCGCGTTTATTAAGCCAGGTGCTGACATGTATGATTTAAACCATGTAACTGTTTTGAAGCGTTCAGCTGAAGCAGGAACAACGGCGGATGATACAACTAGCTCAGACGCGACTGGAGGCCAATAA
- a CDS encoding rod shape-determining protein: MFGFGNKDIGIDLGTANTLVYVKGKGIVLREPSVVAMKKDTQEIVAVGSDAKNMIGRTPGSIVAIRPMKDGVIADYDTTAAMMKYYIQKAGKSVNASKPFVMICVPSGITGVEKRAVIDATRQAGAKDAFTIEEPYAAAIGAGLPVGEPTGSMVVDIGGGTTEVAVISLGGIVTSRSVRTAGDDFDEVIINYIRKKYNLLIGDRTAEEIKIEIGSASPKGLDLSPFSIRGRDLVTGLPKTIEITPEEISEALADTVAAIIDAVKGTLENTPPELSADIMDKGIVLTGGGALLRNLDTVISEETKMPVIIADEPLDCVAIGTGKALDNIDMYKRGKMN; encoded by the coding sequence ATGTTTGGATTTGGTAATAAAGATATTGGAATTGATTTAGGGACTGCGAATACGCTTGTCTATGTGAAGGGAAAAGGTATTGTCCTTCGTGAGCCTTCTGTTGTTGCTATGAAAAAAGACACACAAGAAATCGTTGCAGTAGGTAGCGATGCGAAAAACATGATTGGCAGAACACCTGGTAGTATTGTTGCTATTCGTCCGATGAAAGATGGCGTTATTGCTGATTATGATACAACAGCAGCAATGATGAAATATTACATACAAAAGGCTGGCAAAAGCGTTAATGCAAGCAAACCATTTGTAATGATATGTGTACCATCAGGCATTACTGGCGTAGAAAAACGTGCAGTAATTGATGCTACTCGTCAAGCCGGAGCTAAAGATGCTTTCACAATTGAAGAACCGTATGCTGCAGCTATTGGCGCTGGACTTCCAGTTGGCGAACCAACAGGTAGCATGGTTGTAGATATTGGTGGGGGAACTACAGAAGTTGCTGTAATTTCACTTGGAGGTATCGTAACTAGTCGCTCGGTAAGAACTGCTGGTGATGATTTTGATGAAGTAATCATTAACTATATCCGTAAAAAATATAATCTATTAATTGGTGACCGTACAGCAGAAGAAATTAAAATTGAAATTGGGTCTGCTAGTCCTAAAGGTTTGGATTTATCTCCATTCAGCATTCGCGGACGTGATTTAGTAACTGGACTTCCAAAAACAATTGAAATTACTCCTGAAGAAATCAGCGAAGCACTTGCGGACACAGTTGCTGCAATTATTGATGCTGTAAAAGGAACACTTGAAAATACACCACCAGAATTATCAGCAGATATTATGGATAAAGGGATTGTACTTACAGGTGGGGGAGCTCTTTTACGTAATTTAGATACTGTTATTTCTGAAGAAACAAAAATGCCTGTCATTATTGCAGATGAACCGCTTGATTGTGTGGCAATTGGTACAGGAAAAGCTTTAGATAATATCGATATGTATAAACGTGGAAAAATGAACTAA
- the radC gene encoding RadC family protein, producing MLINEVLENEKPREKLQNYGIEALSSSELVALIIETGTKNESVLTIANRIIMKFKNVAEMQYASIEEFQLVNGIGIAKASKIMAAVELGRRISLVTEQEEIVVRCPEDAVKLVMPELAFLFQEHFHCIFLNTKNQVIYRQTIFVGGLNASIVHPREVFRLALRKSAASIMCFHNHPSGDPAPSSEDLLVTKRLAEAGNIVGITLLDHIIIGKNKYISLKEKGYF from the coding sequence ATGTTGATAAATGAAGTTCTGGAAAATGAAAAACCACGCGAAAAATTACAAAATTATGGGATAGAGGCTCTTTCATCTTCGGAGTTAGTCGCTTTAATTATTGAAACCGGAACAAAGAACGAGTCTGTTTTAACGATAGCAAACCGAATTATTATGAAATTCAAAAATGTGGCAGAAATGCAATATGCTTCTATTGAAGAATTCCAATTAGTTAATGGCATTGGAATAGCTAAAGCTTCTAAAATTATGGCTGCAGTCGAACTTGGTAGGCGAATAAGTTTAGTGACAGAACAAGAGGAGATTGTCGTTAGATGCCCAGAAGATGCGGTTAAATTGGTAATGCCTGAGTTAGCGTTTCTCTTCCAGGAGCATTTCCACTGCATTTTTTTAAACACAAAGAATCAAGTGATTTATCGGCAAACCATTTTTGTTGGCGGACTGAATGCGTCAATTGTTCATCCCAGAGAAGTGTTTAGATTGGCATTAAGAAAATCGGCCGCATCTATTATGTGTTTTCACAACCATCCATCTGGTGATCCAGCACCTTCAAGCGAAGACTTACTAGTAACCAAAAGATTAGCTGAAGCAGGAAATATTGTTGGAATTACGCTGTTAGATCATATTATTATCGGTAAGAATAAGTACATTAGTCTAAAAGAAAAAGGTTATTTTTAA
- a CDS encoding prepilin peptidase → MLYFLLVIYSAIFMSFVQVAGECFPIKKPFLFRFSECNYCQKPLTFVHIIPIFSFLFLKGKSKCCGKSIPLLYFLMELITPMYTLLIYIHFSFSYHFFMYCIIYYFLAFFFVTDIFYLHVPNVILLLFVCILFLLFILFNQPWLPLIYSGVISSLFYLLFFSLFRKGIGLGDIKILIILSTFLGFEMGYYIFFLAIILGTSLLLTAVLFKKVKKNKQVPFVPYIYASFLLVSILMK, encoded by the coding sequence ATGCTTTATTTTTTATTAGTAATTTATAGCGCGATTTTTATGTCTTTTGTTCAGGTTGCAGGAGAATGTTTCCCGATAAAAAAACCTTTTTTATTCCGGTTTTCGGAGTGCAATTATTGCCAAAAGCCACTAACTTTCGTGCATATTATTCCCATTTTTTCATTCTTGTTCTTAAAAGGGAAATCTAAATGTTGTGGCAAATCCATTCCGTTACTTTATTTTTTGATGGAATTAATTACACCAATGTATACGCTCCTTATATACATTCACTTTTCATTTTCATATCACTTTTTTATGTACTGTATCATCTATTATTTTTTGGCTTTTTTCTTTGTTACAGATATTTTTTATCTGCACGTTCCTAACGTTATCCTCCTGTTATTTGTTTGTATATTATTTCTTCTTTTCATACTTTTTAATCAACCTTGGCTTCCTTTAATTTATTCAGGCGTTATAAGTAGTCTTTTTTACTTGCTTTTCTTTAGTCTATTTCGAAAAGGGATTGGATTAGGTGATATTAAAATACTGATTATTTTAAGCACTTTTTTAGGTTTTGAAATGGGGTACTACATCTTTTTTCTAGCGATTATTTTAGGAACAAGTCTATTATTGACCGCCGTATTGTTTAAAAAAGTGAAGAAAAACAAGCAAGTTCCATTTGTGCCTTATATTTATGCTTCCTTCTTGCTAGTTAGTATTTTGATGAAATAG
- a CDS encoding bifunctional folylpolyglutamate synthase/dihydrofolate synthase, giving the protein MTLKSYEEAIDWIHGTLRLGIKPGLARMEYMMEKLNHPEKANKWVHIAGTNGKGSTLTFIRNALEEAGYRTGTFTSPYIEIFNERISVNGEPISNEMIVSLANRIKPIAEELEETIYGPPSEFEIITAMMFLCFAEYESIDIGIIEVGLGGRLDSTNILVPLVSVITTIGMDHMEFLGDTIEQIASEKAGIIKPGIPVVSGAIQKEVQEVIETIATNNESSVAQLNKSFSIKNENGVIAYKTIYGEELSHLSLGLKGLHQLNNAAVAIKVLQYLNTFSAFEIDELAIKKGLEKAFWPGRMEKIISNPFVMLDGAHNPEGIQTFTQSIEMYPGPKKIIVSILADKNHEKMLTTLKAIPNSEILLTTFEYPRAMTADEVIQIGKSVGVSVKPDWQQALNDMDETKNDTKYFITGSLYFISEVRKYLLTTIH; this is encoded by the coding sequence ATGACATTGAAATCATATGAAGAAGCAATAGATTGGATTCACGGAACACTTCGTCTAGGAATAAAGCCTGGGTTAGCTCGAATGGAATATATGATGGAGAAACTAAATCATCCAGAAAAAGCGAATAAGTGGGTACATATCGCTGGAACAAATGGCAAAGGCTCTACACTTACTTTTATTCGAAATGCTCTAGAAGAAGCGGGCTATCGAACAGGGACCTTTACTTCCCCTTATATTGAGATTTTTAATGAGCGAATAAGTGTGAATGGTGAGCCAATTAGCAATGAAATGATTGTTTCTTTAGCTAACCGGATTAAACCAATTGCGGAAGAACTAGAAGAAACGATTTATGGACCACCATCAGAATTTGAGATTATTACGGCTATGATGTTTTTATGTTTTGCAGAATACGAGTCTATCGATATTGGTATTATTGAAGTTGGACTTGGAGGAAGACTTGATTCTACCAACATTCTCGTTCCGTTAGTTTCTGTAATTACAACAATCGGAATGGATCATATGGAATTCCTGGGTGATACAATCGAGCAAATTGCTAGTGAAAAAGCAGGAATCATCAAACCAGGTATCCCAGTAGTTTCTGGAGCTATTCAAAAAGAAGTTCAAGAAGTAATAGAAACTATTGCCACAAATAATGAATCCAGCGTTGCGCAATTAAATAAATCTTTCTCTATAAAAAATGAAAATGGTGTCATTGCATACAAAACAATCTACGGAGAAGAACTAAGCCATCTTTCTCTTGGTTTAAAAGGGCTGCATCAATTAAATAATGCTGCTGTGGCTATAAAAGTGTTACAGTACTTAAATACATTTTCAGCTTTCGAAATCGACGAATTAGCAATCAAAAAGGGACTGGAAAAAGCATTTTGGCCGGGAAGAATGGAAAAAATCATTTCAAATCCATTTGTTATGCTGGATGGAGCTCATAATCCAGAAGGTATTCAAACATTCACTCAATCTATCGAAATGTATCCGGGGCCTAAAAAAATAATAGTTAGCATATTAGCAGATAAAAATCATGAGAAGATGCTAACGACATTAAAAGCGATTCCGAATTCGGAAATACTATTAACTACTTTCGAATATCCTAGAGCTATGACAGCGGACGAAGTAATCCAAATCGGAAAAAGTGTAGGTGTTTCCGTAAAACCAGATTGGCAACAAGCATTAAATGATATGGATGAAACTAAAAATGATACGAAATACTTTATTACTGGATCCCTTTATTTTATTTCAGAAGTCCGGAAATATTTGTTGACGACCATCCACTAA